A DNA window from Oligoflexus sp. contains the following coding sequences:
- a CDS encoding PAN domain-containing protein, with amino-acid sequence MLGNDLAVYRTANVGTYKAACTCQTACSGYTWHAASQSCFLKSGSADKQAYSGHGWTSGVKR; translated from the coding sequence ATGCTGGGCAACGACCTTGCCGTTTATCGAACCGCGAACGTCGGCACCTATAAAGCCGCCTGCACCTGTCAAACGGCATGTTCGGGCTATACCTGGCACGCTGCGTCGCAATCATGCTTTTTGAAGAGTGGCAGCGCGGACAAGCAAGCTTATTCAGGCCATGGCTGGACCAGCGGCGTGAAACGTTAA